The following are encoded together in the Balaenoptera acutorostrata chromosome 9, mBalAcu1.1, whole genome shotgun sequence genome:
- the LOC103003876 gene encoding mitochondrial carrier homolog 2 isoform X4, giving the protein MADAASQVLLGSGLTILSQPLMYVKVLIQVGYEPLPPTIGRNIFGRQVCQLPGLFCYAQHIASIDGKRGLFTGLTPRLCSGVLGTVVHGKVLQHYQECDKAEESGSGYVQKEVSSSFDRVIKETTREMMARSAATLITHPFHVITLRSMVQFIGRESKYCGLCDSIATIYREEGILGFFAGLIPRLLGDIISLWLCNSLAYLVNTYALDSGVSTMNEMKSYSQAVTGFFASMLTYPFVLVSNLMAVNNCGLAGGCPPYSPVYSSWIDCWCMLQKEGNMSRGNSLFFRKVPFGKTYCCDLRMLI; this is encoded by the exons ATGGCGGACGCGGCCAGTCAGGTGCTCCTGGGCTCCGGTCTCACCATCCTGTCCCAGCCGCTCATGTACGTGAAGGTGCTCATCCAG GTGGGATATGAGCCTCTTCCTCCAACAATAGGACGAAATATTTTTGGGCGGCAAGTTTGTCAGCTTCCAGGTCTCTTTtgttatg CTCAGCACATTGCGAGCATCGATGGGAAGCGTGGGTTGTTCACAGGCTTAACTCCAAGACTGTGTTCAGGGGTCCTTGGAACTGTGGTCCATGGTAAAGTTTTACAG CATTACCAGGAGTGTGACAAGGCTGAG GAGTCAGGATCTGGATATGTACAGAAAGAAGTTTCATCTTCCTTTGATCGAGTTATCAAGGAG ACAACTCGAGAGATGATGGCCCGTTCTGCTGCTACTCTCATCACACATCCCTTCCATG TGATCACTCTGAGATCTATGGTACAATTCATTGGCAGAGAATCCAAGTACTG TGGACTTTGTGACTCCATAGCAACTATCTATCGGGAAGAGGGCATCCTAGGATTTTTTGC GGGTCTTATTCCTCGCCTCCTAGGTGACATCATTTCTTTGTGGCTCTGTAACTCACTGGCCTACCTCGTCAATACTTATGCACTGGACAGTGGG GTTTCCACCATGAATGAAATGAAGAGTTATTCCCAAGCTGTCACAgga TTCTTTGCCAGTATGTTGACGTACCCCTTTGTGCTTGTCTCTAATCTTATGGCTGTCAACAACTGTGG GCTTGCTGGTGGATGCCCTCCCTACTCCCCAGTGTATTCTTCTTGGATAGATTGCTGGTGCATGCTACAAAAAGAG ggaaaTATGAGCCGAGGAAATAGCTTGTTTTTCCGGAAGGTCCCCTTTGGGAAGACTTATTGTTGTGACCTGAGAATGTTAATTTGA